Sequence from the Helianthus annuus cultivar XRQ/B chromosome 13, HanXRQr2.0-SUNRISE, whole genome shotgun sequence genome:
atagatttttttttggtatatacgttttcgaccccccgtcattcgggtcaagcttcgccactgaccaATATGATCTCGTTCGTTACTGATGgtttttgttttcttgaaaaactATCTAGGGGCGACCCGTTATTGCTATTGGTGCAGGGCTCAGCACATTTGACAAAGCATCCGTAAGGATATTGTTCCCCTTCTTTCTCGCAGTATTATGTTTATACTTGTTTTTAGATGATATTATATGAAAGATTTGTGTGAGATCTTGATTTTTGTATGTATTTTCTGATCGCCTCACGTCGTAAACACACGTCCAATCGTCGCCGTTGTTTCTTGATGTTCTATTCTTGTGTTTGAAATGGATTATATGACATTTTTTGGTGTTTCTCGCTTCTATTTTAGATTCATCACTATGTTCAATCTCACATCCAAATAAACGAATATAGAGACCATGTAATATTGGTAAGTTCAAACTACGATAGTCGTTTCGACTTTATATATCTCTAGTAACTTTTCAATCAAGCTAACTCTTATTCTTATTGCAGCCATCTGCATCAAAAGAGTTTGATAGACACATAAGCACTTGTGTCAAGGTTTTGGATATGACTGGCCTCAAACTCTCACATCTCAATAAAATCAAGGTACCATCGGTCCATAAACATTTGAATAAAATGCCactttcgtccctgaggtttggccagtttgcgactttcgtccaatgGTTTGTTTTTTCCatatctggatccaaaaggtttgaaatcttgccattttcatctgcctcgttaactccatccatttttctccgttaagtcaggggtattttcgtccttTTTGCttacttaaagggcaattcggtctttttcactttatgtaaaaagaccgaataccctgGAAaaggaccgaattgccctttaagttaacaaaaaagacggaaatactcCAGACCTAActgatggagttaacgagccggatgaaaatggcaagattttaaaccttttggatccagatgcggaaaaacaaaccattggatgaaagttgcaaaactggccaaacctcagggacgaaaatgacattttactcttttttaatTATATTTCAAGAAAGCTGCAATAAAACTTATACGCTGTCCCCTTTTATTTGCAGTTGTTGACAGTTATATCTAATATCGATGATTTAAACTACCCAGAGAAAACAGATACTTATTATATCGTCAACGCGCCGTACGTATTTTCAGCATGTTGGAAGGTTTGCCGTTACTCTTCACCATTGATGAAAGATTTCGGGTTATCGTTGTGCACCtttaaagtttaaacattttttaGGTTGTGAAACCTCTTCTGCATGAAAGAACAAGAAAGAGAGTGCAGGTGCTTCCGGGTTGCGGTAAAGATGACCTGTTGAAGGTAACATGATTCAGTATTTCAGTGTGTGTTTGGTTAAGGGTATGGGTTTGATACCCGTAATTTTGGGAATAAACTATACGGGTTGGGTTTAGAAATTAATTCTCATTCCCATTTTACCCTATGATCAAACACTTACCAAAAGTGATTCTTCATAGGGGTGTAAACGAACTGAGCTGAGTCCAAGCTCGCCAGGGCTCAGCTCGTTTCGAGCTTTATTTTTATAGCTCAAGCTGGGCTCATTAGTAGTTTTTCAAGCTTGAGCTCGGCTGGTGAGGAATGTTtaaagctcaagctcggctcgggctcaaCTCGTtcattatttattaaatattttatgtttatttgataTTTACAATTAGAATTTTTgtataacataatatatatagtttatgATAGTTTAAAATACATAATCTatcataattttatttataataattatCTGAGTTAAAGTACAcagatagtccctatggtttttCAAGATtctggatttggtccctagctttccaatacacaaatggtccttgtggtttgcattttATAACGCATTTAGTTCTTAGCTTTTGcgaaaagtacatggatggtccctgtggtttgcactttgtaacaaatttagtccctaacttagacctcctgaaacctttagatttgttggttgaggactaaatacgttacaaagtgcaaaccatggGGACCATCTGtatacttttggaaagctagggagtagggaccaaatccaaaattttggaccATAGGGACTatctgtgtactttactctaattATCTTTATGTAAGTATATATTTGTAGTTTTATACATTAAATAAAAATTGTATAGATATTGGCTCGTTTAGGTCCGGCAATTCGAGCTTTTAGCAAGCCGATCTTCAGTATCTCATGAgcagctcggctcgtttacacccctaaatTTCCCAACTGCAAATTAAACTGCTCGTTGTAAATTGTGTAATATTATAACAAAATCTGAATTTTCCTAAATTGGACAGATAATGGATTATGAATCTCTACCCCATTTTTGTACAAGACAAGGGTCGGGATCATCACGTTATTCTAAAAACTCGACGGTCGATGTTTGTTGTTTCTCGTTGGACCATGCGTTTCACCAGCAGCTCTATAATTACATCAACCAGCAAGCTGCAGGCATCGAGCCGCAACCCTTGTCAAACTAGGGTCATTTCATGTAGGTTTCTTCGAACCTGACCCAACCGGCTGTATAACTGGAACTATAGAAACCGAGTTATACACTTATGTAAGCTGGAAAACCGGAATCGGTTTACGGGTGAACAAAATGATCTCAAGACAAGTGAAAATGGACACCAAAAGGAAATGAATGCATAGAGGCTGCAGATACTTATTACCGGATATTTTGTAATTTCATGGTATAATTTTATAAATTTGTTTGTTGGTGAACAAACAAAATATGAAATGGTCTGTTTGACCTTAAAAGTCAAATATAGCTGAACAatgaaatataatatatatattttgttcgTGATTTTTGGTTCTGTTATATCTGAAATGATAAAGCAGTTTGTTAGGTACAATTTATTATCAGTTTTTATAAAGCGAGTTTGTGTTTAAGCTTGACTTATTTTGAACTATATAATGTACaattatttttgtatatatttgtaATTGTAGTTGTATATGAATATAACATAATATGTATTTAGCTAGCTTATCATAATTGTATACTAGTATTGAATGTAAAATCATGAAAtaatcatggttgcaaaagtcatTAGGCGCTTCCTAGTCGGTCAAGCGGAGAGTTAAGAGTACTCGGCCTAGCCGGAGAGTACTCGGAGAGTATTcgaacatgttaaattataaataaattaGTTTTTAGAAATTAAATGATAATTATAacaaaagagttaaatgcttggttggtccctgtggtttgcaaaaatttcaaacttggtcctagtggtttactaattacacgcgtggtcccaaaagttgtcaaaaacgcactcggttggtccccatccctaacctctgttaaatttctcagttaactatatgtgaaatgactatattacccttgaacAATTAAAACCATCTTCTTCAACCTCCCATTCCCAGTACTTCCCCCTCTCTTTAAAACccaccatctccaccttcaatccatcgccaccacctccaccgtcACCTTCAACCCAGCTAACCCCCAGCCTTTCAGACACTCACTGTCATCTAATCTCAAATTTGAAATATAACTAAAACCATAACAGTGAAATTAGAGTTGACTGATGAATGATTATCAACTCGTACTTAAATCTGCAAAACAAAATAAATCCACATCGTAATCTGTAAAACGTAATATTCAATAAAATAAACAGAAATTCGATTTCAGTTGTAATGGACTGTTGAAATGCAGACAGATCGAGAAAACGATCGGTGGTGAAGCTGAGCAAGTAGATCCTCACAACTAGAACCTGATCAATCTGTGCAAATTGTTCTTTCTTCTGCAGATCGATAGTTGAACAATGTCAGTTCAATCGCCTGCTGACGAATTTCAGAAGCAGAAAACGGTGAAAATGTCTGTTATGGAGCTATTCGCAACAGTGTGTCGGTGTGAGTTTTGTGTGTGTGTAAAGTAGTTGAAGAGCAGTAGTTTGCAATGGCGATTTTGCGTATGACAGTGAGTGCCTGAAAGGGTGGAGGTTGGCTGGGTTGAAGGTGACGGtagaggtggaggtggtggtggtggtgatggattgAAGGTGGAGACGGTGGGTTTTAAAGAGAGGGGGAAGTACTGGGAATGGGAGGTTGAAGAAGATGGGTTTTAATTGTTCAAGGGTAATATAGTtatttcacacatagttaactgagaaatttaacagaggttagggctggggaccaaccgagtgcatttttgacaacctttgggaccacgcgtgtaattagtaaaccactaggaccaagtttgaaatttttgcaaaccacagggaccaaccaagcatttaactcataacaaaactagttttataaataacataaatttactagtAATTATAACAAAATCTGTGAAAATGATAATCATTTTTCAATATGATAGgaataaaaatttgttttaataattttttaaGTGAAACTTGGCCTGAGTTGGCCTATTTGATCTGATTCTGGCCGAGGTTGACTGCGTTTGATTGATttcgagtaattaggcggagttgaagaaagtcgtCTCGATAGCCTACCTTGGAGCGattactcggagagtactcgaacttagaaaccttgttttacaaccatggaaATAATAACCAAGTTTCGGTGTTGTTTCAATAAAgttgttttttatttatataaaccACTTAAGTATCATTAGTTTtccatttttatgattttttttcgTTTCTTTTTATAATTGTTTAAAATGAATGACTGAAATGGAACAATATTGAAATTTGGTTATTGTTTTatagttattttttttacaatCGCCATACTTTAGGCTAAACATGCAAAAAAAAAAGTCACTAAATAGTAACCAAATTTCATATATGTCACATCTAGGTCACTATTTTTTCTAGATTAACATTTAATTAAATACACAACAAATAAAAAAGTGTTAAACTTCAAATGGTTTTTgtagttacaaaaaaaaaaatatatatatataaatgacgTTAATGGTACACTGAAACAACTTGGTTATCATCGAGTAAAATATTCCGAAATATTTATCATATTTACGAAATACTCGTTTATAAAGCACAAGATCGAGCTTGTTTGACCTCGGCTCAATTCAAGCTTTTAATAAGTTGATCTCGAATAACTCACAATCGGAtcagctcgtttacacccctacgcAGTGatgaagcttgagatttccgacggggggtcgaaaacgtatataccaaaaaatttctatataaaACCACATATATTACACTACCTCCCCCGGCCCCTTAATAGCTGCGCCCCTGACCCTACGCGTCTCAAACTAACAGTTGTAAATAATGGTTATAAGTTAAAGCTCAAACACAAGCAAATCAAGCAACTTTATTCCAATTGCAAATTTGTAGTAAATCCAGTGCACAAACAAGCAAAGGCATCAGGAACAGAACACCTTATTCCTGATGACATTCATATTTTAATATTGTTATGCAAAACTACTAATACTTCACAAACATGCAACAAAAATACAAAATGTGATCAACCCAATTGTCTGTAGCAGTTATAGGCGACCGCAACCGAGACAGCAGCACCAATAAGAGCCAGAGCTGCATACGCGTCTTGACTCTCCCACGTCTCGAGCCATGTTGGCATGGCACAAACCTTGTGTGGTGCATGTGCACCATTATTACCAATACTCATAGAAATCTGATTTTTGACTCCCCTTTTCTTTTCACTATTAATCTTCTTCTCAAGATTAAAACTCACTGCATTTTCAGTCGGGTTTGAAACCCGACAGCAGGTGGAACCACCACCATCCGACGTGTCATCACCATTTGCTACAACCCTTTGTTCTTCTTCTGATAAACTCATTTGTGCCTTGAAGAaaataaaatctttaaaatgtACTCAGCCTTTTGAAGTTGAGGGTGGTTTATAAGTTAGGTGGAACAGTGGAATATTCATGATTATAATCATTAGAAAGGTTGATGATAAACATGAATCTCGCATTGAATGCATCGGTTTGTCGATCTATCGGTACCCAACTAAAGGAAGTATGTAAACAGCAATCCAGATATGTCTAGCTTCACATGGTCATCACATTTTGTTTGTCCATTTACCCATGTTCATTTGCATCTATCTGCCTAACAATCTTTGTTTCAAAAAGAGGGAGGCAAAACTACCTGGCTTAAAAAGCGCGAGGTGCTCGTAAGGCATTTTGTTGATGCATAATGTCTGCTGCCTACGTCATCGAGTCGTGTCATGTAATAGGATTGAAATGTTAGATTATTTCACGTTTTTGAGTTGTATTTACTTTCGTACGAATGTGATCCATCCGTGCGAAGGAAGTCCATTCGCACGGATGTAACATATGTCCGCACGAACGAAGAATGTTAGTCCATACGAATGTAGTTATGTCTCATCCGCACAAAGGTAGGTTATGTGATGTGTATAAAAATAACTACTTTTATTAACCGGTAGTTTAAAAAACAACTAACGACAACTACATATAACTATATATTAccactttttataaaaaaaaaaattaacatataaTACTTGCTTACAAAATAGACTTACATATATTTAACACATGGATTATAATATACACTTGACATGACTAATTATTT
This genomic interval carries:
- the LOC110901500 gene encoding uncharacterized protein LOC110901500; translated protein: MSLSEEEQRVVANGDDTSDGGGSTCCRVSNPTENAVSFNLEKKINSEKKRGVKNQISMSIGNNGAHAPHKVCAMPTWLETWESQDAYAALALIGAAVSVAVAYNCYRQLG